aaaaaaacagagacaaaatCTCTTTTTCAGTTCATTATCTCTTAATActataaaaacgaaaaaaattgtaaacagATCGGAAAAAAGGCAAACTCTATAATGTCAGAAATCGAAAGATCGAGTTTTGATGATGAGAACTCGATTACATCTTACCCAACATCGATCCTTCAAATGGGTTTTTCATCGGAGGAGGACGAAGAGACCATCAGAGAGATGATCCACAAAGAGAGGCAACACTCTCCGAGAGATGATTACTTAGAGAGACTGAGAAGTGGAGATTTGGATTTAAATGTCAGAAACCAAGCTCTTGATTGGATTTGGAAGGTCAGCTTTTTTAATtcttatgttgactcgattctTAACTAAGTCAATGTTCAGTCACTTTGATCTGGAAAAAAGACATGACTTTACGTTATTACAGGCTTGTGAGGAACTTCAGTTTGGACCAGTGTGTATATGCTTAGCAGTTAACTACTTGGATCGTTTCTTATCTGTTCATGACTTGCCTGTAAGTTTCCTGTCCTAAGGTTTTACTTAACCTCTTTTGATTATTGATTGAAAGAGTGTGTTTATGATACTTCTTTCTCTAGAGTGGAAAAGCTTGGGCTGTGCAGTTGTTAGCCGTGTCTTGTTTATCCCTGGCTGTTAAAATCGAGGATATTAAAGTTCCAGAGTTAATAATACATCTTCAGGTTTTGTATTAATCTCTCACTGTCTTCagttgaagttttttttaaaaccagaATCAACATTGTAGTAATGATAATAGGTTGGAGATCCTTGGTTTGTGTTTGAGGCTAAATATGTTCAAAGAATGGAGCTTTTGGTGTTGAAGGTATTGAAATGGAGGTTGAGAGCCGTGACACCGTGCTCTTACGTAAGATACTTTTTGAGTAAGATCTATGGATATGATCAAGAACCATCCAGCAGAGTAATCTCCAGATCGTTTCAAGTGATAGCTAGTACAACCAAAGGTGAAGGGtctctccttctttttttttaatttgattcaGTTATACATTCAACCACAACTTCAAACTAGCTTTGCTTTTGGGTTATGGGTAAAGAAACAAAGAGGATTTATGGTGGTTGGTTGTGAAAAGTTGTGTAATGTGTGGACAGGTATTGACTTTTTGGAGTTTAGAGCTTCAGAGATTGGTGCTGCTGTTGCACTTTCTGTTTCTGGAGAACTCCATACATTACAGTTTGACAAATTCTCCTTATGCCCACACCTTGATAAGGTAAGAAAAGTTCACTTTATTATACTTATAAAATTGGGTGTTCAATGTCATAATAGATAGTGAAGGATATGGAAACATAGATATAAGCATACATTCATTGCACATTGTATGTTTGTGCCCCATGTTTGAATACATACCAAAACTAGGTCCAGTATAGACCAGAAAAAACTGACCAATTCAATTATAGTCGTCAGTTGTGAGCCCTCGTGACATACTCACATGTTTGTATTCTCATTCCATATCTGATGGGTTTCAACTACAATCAAACTAGATGATGATGGGGACCCAAAAGAAAAGTTGTGTCCTCAGAGATTATATACGTTTTCTTTGTCTGTTTTTATGTCTTGTTTCATATTTGTTTGGTGTGTGTGTAGGAGAGTGTGAAGAAGATTGGtgaaatgatagagagaaatGGGTCAACTTCATGTCCACAGACACCACCCAGTAATAATGCAGTCTTACAATTTAAGACTCTTTCTACTTCTTCTGTTTCCTCCTCTCTCACTTCTCTTTCttaacttctctctctctctctccccttttTTAAAAGTGTCGTAATtgaaattttgataaaataaacaaaacaaacataaaatttgaAGAGTTACTTATAAATAAACgtgaaaatgtgttttttctttgtggaaCTATGAGAGATATATATAAGGCTGCTTTTGCTTAGTTGGCTTGTTTTTTGGTTCCCGCCAAATATTAAAGCGGGAAACTAACCGACTCGGTTAAGCGAGAGTTGACTTTCTCTACGAACAAGACCTTTTAAAAATGGCTCGTAACATCGTAATGGGCTTACAATTTAGCCCATCTggataatatattttgttttattctgaTCTTCTGTTATCACTTCAATCAGTCGAAATCCATCGGTTATGGGTTTCCGATTGAGGCCAATTTGATAGCATAAGACAAAATGGATTAGTGGCTGACTAATGAAATATTTGGAGATTAGGGATTGGTTTATTACTTTTTTGGCCGTAACCTGATATTTTCCTTGATAAAGCATTGTAATCATCTAGTACAGCAGCTAAGTTGTACACTCTTTATGATTATTGATTAGAGGGCAGATTAATACACTAATCATTAAAACATAAGTTAATTATTTCACTTCTGTATTGACATGATTTTTAACTCACAATCAAACTGGTATGATAAAAACCACTGCTTATATAAACTGATcaatcaattaattagtaaatgaattaaattaatattcaggTGCAATAACATTTTAGCTTATTTAGAGCTTCTATAGTTATAGTATTTTCTGGGGAATAATGCATTGTATTTTCCTTTACACATCAAGTGGCAATCACCTGAGAGCTACGTATATGATTCAATGTGACCccaaaaactcaagaaaataCACTTTACAGTCTGAATCATTGTCCAAATAGCCTGTAAATGTATCAGAAGTATTCTACACTTATTTTGGCTGGTGTTACCTTGTACTATATATtagtcaaaatatttaaatccaCTGACAGCTATGTCCAACGGGTATATTAGCAATGTCCAACGGTAACAACATCAATAATATTCACAAAACCTAATCCAATGATCAATCAGGTCCGGCACATGGGATTAATGATTAATTACgagttttcaaatttctttaaaagaaaacttAAGAGTATTATGCCAAAtacatatatactatatatatagtataaaagaaaacaaaaagggtCGTTGCTgtatatacaattaaaaaacGGGTGGATCAAGTAGACAGAAAGACATGCGAAGTTGCAACTCCTTGATTCTTGAACTAAACATGTTAGCTGTCTCCCCACATTTGCCACGTCCTGCATACAAAGTTGCCTAACATAATTATCTTTGAAAATCATATCACTACAAATTTTGGAACCTCTCTACAATTATATTCCCCAGCCAATCACAGCTCGCTGCGTCAAAAGCTTACTCACCTACTAAAAATTAACTTCTcctaatttaacatttttaatccATGGTCTGTGGATTGTATAGTAAGCAAAGTCAATATAATAAGGTGTCAAAACTTCATCCGCCTAATATTTTGGTATTCATCTTCCATATGTTATTCGGGTTGCCTTATAAAATATGTTCATTAGCCATTATCAATATATgtgttacaaaaacaaaaaaaaaagacattatcaatatatgtaataaataatggcctaactatatatatatatatatatatatacttttttggCCCAACTATATTTAATTCtgttgaaaagaaacaaaaaaattaaaatattaatgccTCGGCTTTGGAGAGAAGACTACTCGGTTTAGGAACCCCCATGTTCCAATTATGCGTTTGCATGTTAGTCTGCAggttctattttaaaatatataataaaaattagtaatctCGGTTTAAATAATTGAAATCATTCTTAATTCCCTCCCCCCTCTTTTTATACATCTCTTCCATTTTCCTCACACTTCACATCTTTCTAATAATCTCATAATCTCTCTCACTCTAAACCAGAAGAGGAAGCATTTTCTAGAGAGAAAGACTAAAGAGATGGTTTCCAAAATGGTCCAAGTTTTCTTGATAGTGGCTCTCTTCGCTACATCAGCCCTCGCTCAAGCCCCGGCTCCTACACCAACCATCACTCCTCCTGCCGCAACACCCCCTCCCGTTACAACTCCTCCTCCCGTAGCTACTCCTCCACCAGTGGCCACCCCACCACCAGCCGCAACCCCAGCCCCAGCCACCACTCCACCACCAGCCGTGACTCCAGCTCCCGCCACCACTCAACCATCAGCCGCTCCTTCTCCTTCTGATGTTCCCGCCGCATCTCCACCGGCTCCGGAAGGTCCCGCATTGAGCCCAGGCAGTCTTGCTCCAGGACCTTCAGATGAAGCACCTGCCCCGAGTGCCGCTTTCTCCAACAAAGCTTTCATCGCCGGAACCGCTTTCACCGCTGTTATGTACGCCGCAGTTTTcatttgagattttttattttaaaagttcacaatcctctttcttttttttttgtaatttcccCCCAATTATTTCAAATCCTTGGTGTTATGTgagaatttcattttttttcgtATTTCGCTACTTGATCGTTCAAATTTGTATTATGTGTCACGTGTGTCGGGTCGTGGAATGTAATTCGTGGTGCGTGTAATTTACCATTGGAAGGGCTTTAAATGGTCTGTCTGTGTAGAGGTGGAAATTTGTTTATGTAAATCTAATGACagattaatcaaataatttcatTATTCGTTCGTTTTAGAAGAATAAAAATCTGTAACACTAAATGCCTTTTGAGTACATTACACAAGGCCCATTATAGTTGTGATATGATCCAATTAGCCCATTTACTTTATTCCAAAAGTTTAGTAATTCGCACGTGATTGAACTATCTATCGAACTACTAATCTTCAAGAAGTTTCGATCATAAATTAAATCACCACGTTGATGGCATTGATTTTCCAACTGGCAAGGCCATGGCTCCATCTTTGTCCTCGCCTTTTAGCTGTGTACTCTGTTTGATCGTATTCATTTACTTCTCAATAATAGCTTCTTCTAGCTTGTTAGAAACAACAGGtacaaaaaagtttttataacATTCCGAGTCGtgatatatagaaaaaattaaGATGATTGATTTGGCTATATGTATCACTaacattgatttattttttatgtcacacatccgtttagaacttcAAAGTTAAACGTGTTTGGGCTaaagtagtggaaggatggatgtagaaagtgattcgcgataccgtgcGACTGAGGCCAAAGCAAGGAGAAATGTCGGGATGAGGCCCACAGGCCGAAAGAGCGGGCGTAGGTGGCCCATTGGCCGTAGGCGCTCGGGACgctacaagtggtatcagatctggttagccatctcggtTCTGACCCGAAAGGCGTCTTGAAACCTGTCGTGGGGCGCAACGAGggcgttgcgttctttgagaagggatgaattgtaacatcccgagttgtgatatatggaaaggcTTAAGATGATTGATTTGGTTACCTatatcaccaaagttgacttacatTTTCTGTCACACGtctgtttagaattttaaagttaagcgtgcttgggttGGAATAGTGGAAGGATGGATGAcatatcgggaagtgattcgcgataccgtgcgagtgaggccaaagcacggaGAAAGGTCGGATCGTGATTGCAgagtcagtaaacaatgatttcagACCTTTGAAAAATTAACGTACCGACCGTTAGAGAGTGGGGCGTGGATGGCCCATTGGCCGTGGACAGTCGGAGCGTTACAGTTTTGTTTTCCAAAAAATTTtgattggtatcagagctccaggttgattggtatcagagctccaggTTTCGAAGGTCGTTTACAAGAGGAGTTGTAACTTCGATCAAAACATGGGAGACGATTCTCAAGCACGTGATAAAggtcttgagatgaagaaggacatacgATGTCCGATGCTAACATCGACCAACTACACTGTATGGTCGATGCGAATGAAAGTGATGCTTCGTTTATACAAAGTTTGGGATACAATTGATCCAGGGAGTAACgatgcaaagaagaacaatatggcgattgctctaatctttcaatcagtcccggaggcgctaatacttcagattggagaacatgatacatcgaagaagatttgggaagctatcaaatcccgtaacctaggtgctgatcgcgtgagagaagcaaggttacaaactttgatgtctgagttcgacaaactgaagatgacagacacagacacggtggatgactacgcaggaaaactttcaggcttagcatcgagagcagccgcgttaggagagataatggaagcatcaaagctggtaaagaagtttctgaagggacttccaagaacgaagttcattcacatcgtagcttcgttagaacaagtgttggatctaaattcaacgggattcgaagacattgttgggagattgaaggctttcgaagaacgcatcaaagaagaaacccaagatgaagatcaatcgAAGCTAATGTTTGTAAAGAATGATGCACAAAGTCGTGGAAGCCATAGCAACTCgcgaggaagaggcagaggtagaggttatggtggaagaggaagaggacaaggaaggtctaatggttctgatggtcataacaaaggaggagaagcttcagacaagaccaagaaggactactctaaggttagatgttggcgatgcgacaagatggggcacttcgtgtcacattgtcctacatgaccaagagaagaagctaacctaACGGAAAAACAAGAAGCAGAtgcattatatatgcatgaagtagtattcctcaacgaagagagagtgtttcctaagaggtttgatgtatctgatggaaatacgagtatatggtaccttgacaatggtgcaagtaaccatatgacaggcaagagagagttcttctcaaacctagatgagagcatcaaaggcaaagtcaaattcggtgatggatcaaacgtcgagattgttgggaaaggttcgatcacgttcatcggaaaaacaggggagagaagagcactcaaagatatctactacatcccaagtcttaaacacaatatcataagtcttggacaagcaaccgagatgggttgtgaggtcaatatgaaagaagacttactgatgctgaaagatccccgtggaaggctattagtacaagtcgcaaggcaaccaaaccgattgtacaagacgccaatggaggttgaatatccgaagtgtcttcaaatacaagaaactgatgttacatggacgtggcatgcacggctaggacatgtgaaatttggagtcatgaagaatatggtaGACAAAGAGATGGTAGTAGGGATGCCTCAGGTGATACACGAGAAAAATGTGTGCAGCGCCTGCTTAGTTGGGAAGCAAACTCGGAATTCTTTCCCGCCTAAAGCAAAGTATCGAGCATCACACGCATTGGAGTTGGAACATGGTGACTTGTGCGGTCCGATATCACCATCAACACCAGCAAACAATAGATATGTATTTGTCttaattgatgattactcaagatatatgtggacgatgctgctaagagagaagagtgaagcgttcgatcggttcaaaaagttcaaggagtacgtggagaatcaaacgaagctacaactcaagacttttcgcaccgatagaggaggagagttcacatcttctgagttcattcgtttttgtgaagaaaacggTGTAACTAGACATCTCACCGCACCGTATACACCGCAACAAAACGGTGTGGTTGAGAGAAGATATAGAACACTAATGGAGATGACTAGAAGTTTGATGAAAGCTATGAAGATACCTAATCAGCTATGGGGAGAAGCAGTACGTCATTCAACGTATCTCATAAACCGCATTGCTACAAAGGCTTTGGAAGACAAGACTCCATACGAAAGCTTGTATGTTAAGAAACCGAACATTGAGCATCTAAGGGTCTTTGGATGTGTAGCTTTTGCAAAAATCAACAGTCCTCATCTCAAGAAGCTGGATGATCGATCAAGGATGGTGATCAACCTAGGCACAGAGCCCGGCTCAAAAGCTTATAGACTCTATGATCCGGTCGCGAAGAAGATAGTTGTTAGTAGAGATGTAATCTTTGACGAGAAGAAAAGTTGGGATTGGTCCACACTATCAACAAACGTAGATGAAGAACCAGGAtcattcaagcttcctcatattgatgttacagaagaaggagatggtgatgagcatcaagatcaccaacaccacgaagagcaaaacaataatgaagaagaagaagctgcagACGCAGATGAACAAGAGCAAGTAGTAGAGAACAACGATGCAAACCAAGACCCGCATGTAACATCAAGATATGGTCGTAACATCAAAAAATCAAAGCGGTTCGATGATTACATCCTACTCGCTGAAGTTGAAAGTGGCAGACTCTTgctcaccatcgatggtgaacCAGAAAGTTACATCGAAGCTGCAGTAATACAAGCTTGGATCGATGCAATGAAGGCAGAGATCGAATctatcatcaaaaacaaaacctggctctgataccaattaaagttgcacaaacacaaagattataagaacttctcttcttattagatttagaaactctctcaaaactaaacctttcaatgtgtttctcttgatggaacatctctccatgagaactctttatataggaagaagctACATATTTTCCTAAGagcgaagctacatcttttcctaataataatatagaaacattcctaagctcgatatgttttcttttttccttaacccatcaaacttcactttaatgagttaacttgctcctcaagttaattAGAATTATCCAACAGATGGCCCATTGGCCGTGGACAGTCGGAGCGTTACAGTTTTGTTTTCCAAAAAATTTTGCGTGTGGTGCAAAGCGATTACAGTACAATTTGAACGGTAAAAGAATGCTAAGATAAAACAGTACGATCTAAGCAAAAATGATTATGTAATTTTACTAATCAAAGAAAAGATGTTAGGCCATAGACAAGTAATCAGTGTGAAgtttgaaaacttttttttgtcaacctcaTGACCTCTCTTTAACAACTCTATAGTTTTAGAATTATGTATATCCTTCATCCGTTTATATCTTTATAGCGCATTCCGAACCATTCCGGTTTCCCTCAAAAGCGTAAGTATGGGCACGCGTATACGATTACTCTTCGCATACTTATACGGCGCGGCGCCTTACACTTTACTTACTACTAATAAACAACTAATCGTTCCTTCCCGTTAATATTGACTTCAACCATTAATTGTTTGGAAGACCATGCATGAATACTCTAACTATTTAAAGATCAAATTGTTGACTCTTCAAAATTATAGTTTCTTGCTCTGGGACATCAAAATCGTTGCCCAAGCCTATAGTTCCTTACTTATTATCCTGATCTCTCTTTCTGGATATGATGGATTCTGCAAGATTAATGGTTATATGCACCATTACCTCGAAGAAGGATATTGGAGAGAAGATACCACATCAGAAATATGAAAGGtacttaagtaatatataagggacttGGGTCActccactaattgccaattgattttaagttggaagcccaaaaaacttatcatggtatcagaacGGACCCAATACCCTGACCCATTAATCCGGCCCGGACAGTGGCCCGATCATCTCATTAGCTGATGGCCCATAGAAAGCTCAGTTCCGCCGAGATCGTTAGAAAATAAAGCATGATTTCGGAGGGGGTATGATGGATTATGCGAGATTAATGCTTATACGCACCATTATCTCGAGGGAGGGTATTGGAGAGAAGATACCACATCGGAAATATGAAAgggacttgagtaatatataagagacttggaccaatccactaattgccaattggttttaatttGTAAGGCCAGGAAACttgtcatggtatcagagccgacCCAACACCCTGACCCATTAATCCATCCCGGGCAGTGGCCCGATCATCCCATTAGCTGATAGCCCATAGAAGGCTCAGTTCCACCGAAATCGCTAGAAAAATAAAGCATGATCTCGGAGGGGTATGATGGATTCTGCGAGATTAATGGTTATACGCACCATTATCTCGAAAGAGggtattggagagaagatcccacatcggaaatatgaaagggacttgagtaatatataaaggactTGGACCAATCCACTAATTGTCAATTGGTTTTAAATTGGAAGCCAGGAAATATTAGTTGGAGTATTGAAGTCTCGTATGGTTGAGGCTTGAAGTTTGGAGTTAATGATCAAGCTGGGTTTACATGTTTTCACTTCCTTTTCATTTTGTGGTTGAAAATTGATCCGTATGGTTCTGTTGGAACACGCTTTTGCCTTTATATATAACCAAGCAATCTTGGGCCTAAGTAATAATAGTTTTATTCATTGTCAACCTTTAGTCCTAGCTACTAATAGTTTCATTCATTGTCACGTTAATGGCATATAAAACAAGAGAAACTGAATTGCCAAAGATATGTAATATATATGGAATGAAAAGGGAATAGATGAACgtttaaaagatatatttgAATTACTCTATCTATCTTCTATCGTGTACACTTTATTATATTCTACTTTAATTTCCAGAAGATCTACCATGGCAGACATAGAGATGGCTCCTCTGTTAAGAGATCAAAATGCGGTGGAGGAAGGCGGAGATATATGGATAGAGACGAAGAAGCTATGGAGTATTGTTGGACCGGCAATATTCACAAGAGtcaagatatatttattctttcTCATCACTCAGTCGTTCGCGGGCCATCTTGGCGAGCTCGAACTCGCTGCCATCTCCATCGTCATCAACATCATCATCGGCTTCACCTACGGCCTTCTGGTACacacaaacatatataaacattttatggcttatatttaaaattttaaccttTTAAgaggctatatatatatatgaaaatacctTCAAATATCGATAAATCAAAATGTTGTTCAATAAATagcacaaatatttttttatataacattgcatttagtataagataaaaataaatatattatatatttgagtttagtgtttaatgatcgaagtttagagtttagtatttaggtCATTCTCCATCTTGCTCCTTCCTATGTTCTTCTTTGCAGCCCCGATTCTTCAGTTTCTTGGCCAGCCAGAAGACATCGCCCAGCTCTCTGGTACCGCCACTGTTTTGACCATTCCTCTCCACTTTGCATTTGTCTTCGTGTGCCCTATCAACCGATTTCTCCAATGCCAGCTCAAGAATGAAGTATGTAAATGAAATATCAATCCATTCAGAGG
This genomic stretch from Brassica napus cultivar Da-Ae chromosome C9, Da-Ae, whole genome shotgun sequence harbors:
- the LOC106403777 gene encoding protein DETOXIFICATION 28, which produces MDRDEEAMEYCWTGNIHKSQDIFILSHHSVVRGPSWRARTRCHLHRHQHHHRLHLRPSAPILQFLGQPEDIAQLSGTATVLTIPLHFAFVFVCPINRFLQCQLKNEVLAITAGATLVVHIFVSWLFVYGLKLGFIWTMITFTLSWWLNAIILFVYIVWGGCPLTWTGFSMEAFMGLWEYAKLSASSGIMLWY
- the LOC106405192 gene encoding classical arabinogalactan protein 4, encoding MVSKMVQVFLIVALFATSALAQAPAPTPTITPPAATPPPVTTPPPVATPPPVATPPPAATPAPATTPPPAVTPAPATTQPSAAPSPSDVPAASPPAPEGPALSPGSLAPGPSDEAPAPSAAFSNKAFIAGTAFTAVMYAAVFI
- the LOC106403058 gene encoding cyclin-D4-2; this encodes MSEIERSSFDDENSITSYPTSILQMGFSSEEDEETIREMIHKERQHSPRDDYLERLRSGDLDLNVRNQALDWIWKACEELQFGPVCICLAVNYLDRFLSVHDLPSGKAWAVQLLAVSCLSLAVKIEDIKVPELIIHLQVGDPWFVFEAKYVQRMELLVLKVLKWRLRAVTPCSYVRYFLSKIYGYDQEPSSRVISRSFQVIASTTKGIDFLEFRASEIGAAVALSVSGELHTLQFDKFSLCPHLDKESVKKIGEMIERNGSTSCPQTPPSNNAVLQFKTLSTSSVSSSLTSLS